acagtggtttttacggaagttccgttataactactgaaccatgcatccgattgacttgaaacttggtattcatgtagaaaatacatgtatttaatggataggctaatatttatatgagtgttgggttCGCTACACCAGTtccgggggcgttaatgatgagaatctttgtgagggtgagatataataatgttaattttaaatgcccagcaaagcggacgggtacacctagttgtactataaaactgagattaggaacttatatctcaagacgggtagggcggcatttacgttgttgatgtctatgggctccggtcaacacataacatcaggtgggcctcgtccacccaattaagcaattaaAAGAATCAGCAATTAACACGTATTCAGGAACATTTCacacattacaataaaatacaattgtggTACTGAAAAGACAATGAGGATAATTACTGAATGtgggttttattgattttttcaataatacataACTCAATGAGCTTTTTAATAGACGCCACAACATGAACGTCCGCAACTGCATCCTTAGCAGCaaccgcagcctccacagccgcatccgcaCCCGCCGCAGCTTCGGGTGATACCGACGCAACCGTTTCCGCAGCCGTAGTCGATACAACCACAACCCGAGCTGCACATGTCGCCACAGACATCAGCAGTACCAAGGAAAGGCACTTCACCGCAGACACAGACACCACCCTTGTACCTGTTCTCAGAACATATACTTAGACCAGTAGGAGCAGCCGAATTGGAACATACACGGAAATTTTCACAACATCCACAGCCACAACCTCTACAACCGCAGCTACAACCTCTACAGCCGCAGCCACAACCGGTTCCCAAAACGGACTATGAACAaatgaaacaattaaatatttttaagtaatcattttaagtccttttaattcaatttaaaaattaaaagacttACCTGAGCCACGAGGGCGATGGCGCAGACGAAGAGAATGAGTTTAGCGGCCATGTTGCTTCACTGAATGACTTCAGAATGTGTTGACTCTGAACTACATCAGCTTTTATACCGAGCAGTTCTCTTGAAAATCCGCATGCTTCATATCTAAATAGCATAAAGACGTGACTTTGGAGATATTCTGCAGTTTTCGTCCTTCGGGGGGTGTAATAAGGAAACAATTACGAACACCTGTTGGATTAAAAACCAAACTATCATTGTTTCTCAACTATTTGTCATTGAATTgtttcttatctcaaggtgaacatGATCCTTAGTTACTATATAAGAACGAAGTCTTGAAGCTTAAAGTATTAAAGATTAAGTGCCTGAATATCCAGCATCATGTTTACCTTCGCTATTCTCCTTCTCTGCGTTCAGGGCTGTCTGATCcaagtaagttttattttttaaaagcttcCGAATgtgagcaatatttttaatttaatagcgGTAGTCCTCTTTTACACCATTTCATTGTTCTCTAATTATCGTCGTAACAAAAACGAAAACAGGGGATTTCAcagatcttgagacatgaggtcgaattctgATTTGTTCTGTAAGTGCTCCCTTCAAGCCGGAGAACAATGTTTCCTGTCTGTAGCAGCTCATAATAGACCACTAGTAATTGGGCATTTAATAACTTAgtcattacacgatattattccttcaccgtgaaaattattattaaaagcgtGATGGGTACGTAAATGATATATTTATGTACGTCTACTTTTTTACTCCAATACTTTAGATACATTGTAATTGAGGCAGATACTTACTCAAATTCTACAATTGACGAAATTGGTGGATTATGTACAGAGAAACTAATGTGtcaatgttaaattttaatttatgtggcTGTTTTAGAATGTGTACGGTCAGTGCTGTGGCTGTGGATGCGGTGGTGGTTGCGGTTGCGGTTGCTATGGCGGCGAGGGCGACGGTAATGTGAACGTCTGCGGTGAACTGCCCGTGTGTGGTGAAACCTGTGTCTGTGGTCGCGTGCCCATCTGCGGTAGTGTTTGCTACGGGGGTCCTGCCTGTGCTAGTGGCTGTGTCTCTATCTGCGGACGTTGCTGCGGATGCGGGTGCGGAGGTTGCGGTGGTTGCGGATGCGGTtgtggaggctgcggtggatgtggatgcggctgtggaggctgcggaGGATGCGGATGCGGACGTAGATGCTGTTGCTGCTAAAAAACTCattgagttatttattattgaaaaaattaataaaatccaGATTCAATAATAATTCTCATTGTACTTTCAATAccacaattgtattttatttaagattGAAAGCAAACATCTttgtgtagtaaaaaaaatctaaattgagTTTTCAATAAAAGTGAAATTCATAATTCGTCTATTTTCATTAGATCTGTAGcatgttaaaaattatttgttacgtaatattattattactattacatttacattattacattatataaatagatttaaattttaataaataattgtatgttGAACGGACAAACGATCCGAATTTTTATATAGTGACCgcatatacaaaataaatgtacatcTAGACACACTTGGTgttcgcctcgacgacccgtcggtcgggcgtcctcggggtggcgccgcgtgtctggttgtagtgttgaccgcgggaaccctcctactctgaacgggttctgatcccggacggagatcggacgtcgggtgtaagagtgcaggggagtcgtttagtgggtgggccctaaaatccttgggcccgcgatctgctctcaacacctgcagatcgttgagtctcacataccccgcgcgccccctaggcgcggagacctcgtaggaggttcggcccccggcccgaaaaaaaaaaagaaaaaaaaaaaaaaaaaaaaaaagtcagctGGTCGACTTAAGGCGAGACGCTTGCGCTTTTTGAA
This Bombyx mori chromosome 2, ASM3026992v2 DNA region includes the following protein-coding sequences:
- the LOC101740755 gene encoding chorion class high-cysteine HCA protein 12-like, with the translated sequence MFTFAILLLCVQGCLIQNVYGQCCGCGCGGGCGCGCYGGEGDGNVNVCGELPVCGETCVCGRVPICGSVCYGGPACASGCVSICGRCCGCGCGGCGGCGCGCGGCGGCGCGCGGCGGCGCGRRCCCC